The stretch of DNA ACACACCTGTGGAGGGCATTGAACTCAGGATAACTCtataaatctttaagaaaatgcttcaaaacGGAAGGAAAGGCATCCTTGATGGCCTTTATAGTCCCAAAAGATGCACAAGATACAAAACCTGAAGAATTTGGCAaggaaattgtgaatttttaacataacctgtaaaaagtttcaaaaatctCAGGATGCCATGGCAACTCCTTGGAGGACAAACAAACCAGACCATATGCACCTATTGATTTATCACAGCTGTGAAAATCCTGCCTCTCCCTAACTTCTTGCAGTTCTCATTCCTCTCAGGAATCTAGAATACACAAAAAGATGAGTCAGAGTGACTTCTCAGGTGTTCTGGAGCGTGAACAGATGGGAACAGGGCAGAATATTACATTCCAAGTGGATGATTTGATGGATAAATTGAAACTCCTCAACTATGATCGTCTCCTGGTGCGTGAATTGAAGATTAAACCACCAAATAGGATGTACTTTGCCAAGTCCACAAATCCCGGAGAGCAATTCTTCATGTTTACATCCATCTGTGCCTGGCTAATGCGGAAGTTGGGTCATCAATTTGAGCAGCCTCAGGAATTTGATGATCCCAGTGCCACCATTGCGAGAATCATTAAAATCCTCCAGGAAATggtaagaaaatctctttctaGCTCTTTGTATGTTCTTAAATTGTCTGGGAGAAATACCCATAAATGTCcggaaaaaatatccaaaaatatCCGGAAGAAATACCCAAAAATGTCCAGAAGAAATACCCAAAAATGCTCAGAAAAAGTACCCAAAAattccctgaaaaaaaaaacccaaaaagtcctaaagaaatacccaaaaatatccaaaagaaATACCCAAAAATATCCGGAAGAATTACCCACAAATGTCCTGAAAAAATACCCTAAAATGTCCAGAAAAAATACCCTAAAATGTCCAGAAGAAATACCCAAAAATGTCCAGAAAAAATACCCTAAAATTTCCAGAAGAAATAcccaaaaatatccaaaagaaatacccaaaaatgtccaaaaaaaggccaaaaatatCTAGAAGAAATAcccaaaaatatccaaaagaaatacccaaaaatatccaaaagaaATACCCAAAAATATCCGGAAGAATTACCCACAAATGTCCTGAAAAAATACCCTAAAATGTCCAGAAGAAATACCCAAAAATGTCCAGAAAAAATACCCTAAAATTTCCAGAAGAAATAcccaaaaatatccaaaagaaatacccaaaaatgtccaaaaaaaggccaaaaatatCCAGAAGAAATACCCAAAAATGTCCAGAAGAAATACCCCAAAATATCcggaggatttttttatttttcaggaCATCCCAAcggattttccttcaaataaaCTAATCCAAGGAGCTGGTCCTATTTGTGTCTTTATCCTCGATTCCCTGGCCACGCAGGCTCTCAAAGTGGCCAAAGTTCACTTGAAGCGCCCCGAAACTGTCCAGGAAGAGGATACAGTGACggaaatgattgaaaatgaTTCAGAGATAATTCTGGAGAAGGTTGAGGAGGAACAGAATGCCCTAATGGCTGCCTCTGAGGACAGCGACGAGGAGAATAATTTGCTCAATCTCAATCTCACCGGAAGTGCCACGAAGAATCGTGACGCCACAACGGCGGGatttaatctaaaaaattaCCGAGCAGACAGTATTGCTGCCACGGAGAATTGGCGGTGGGTTCCCGGATAAACTCTTCCGGGAATGTCCGGAAATGAAtttaagtgattttcttttaggcTGGAATTGGAGCGTGTAATGCCACAGCTGAAGATTGTCGTGAAGAGTGACCCGCGTGATTGGCGGGCACATCTAGAGCAGATGAAGACCTACCGGAGCACCATTGATCAGGTAAAGTGGTGCAAGAACAGAGTAGGCCGAGTAGGCTAAAGCAAATCAAAGTAGGCTAAGCAAGCCAAAGGGAATTTTGTTTTACCTTCCAGGCCTCAATGGACACAGATGCGCAACTGAAGAAGCTCCAAGCGGGCATTGGGCATGTAATGGAGAAGATTGAGAGTCGCGAGAAGCACCTAAATGCCGAACTTCAGCCCCTAATTGGGCAATACCGAAGCCATTCGGTTGAGCTGAAGCACCTCACGGCAGCCATTGAGGAGGTTGACGCGGAGAAAGCCACCAAGGAGCGTGAGCTGGCGGGGATTTTGTCTGAAATTGAGACAGTTAAGATGCAAATGGAGCAGAGGGGGACGTCAATTGCAAGCGATGGGAGCCCCTTGATTAACATCAAGAAGGCAATTGTGAAGATTCGTGAGGAGATTCTGCAGATGGATTTGAAAATTGGTGTCCTGGATCATTCCCTGACGCAGGAAATTATCAATCATAATGCCCAAATTGCTGAACTTACCCCAATGACGACGGTTTGAGCTGTCCGGAAGCGGATTTTCGAACATTTTGGAGGATCCGGAGGATTACGGGAAGTTCAGGatgcaaaaaaagaggaatttcaaGATACACAGACACACTTTATTGGTGAGATCACACGTCccagaacaaaaaattaattgcactaaaataaaaaaaaatactgactTGTTTACGGAGGTTTTACTTGTCCTTGCCCTCTTGGATAACTTCCCAGTTGACCCCGTCATGCTGGAGGGGGCTCTGAATTGACGGAGACAGCCACACAAGGCGCCAACGTGTCCCGAGGACATTCTCAATGTTCCTCTCCCTGCCCATATCGTACTTCCGCACCTTCTTCTCGTGCTCCGCCACAATGGCACCCTGAAGCACGATGCGCGTGTGGTAGTACAGCAGGACACCCACAAAGAGCGCCCCTAGGAGCCCAATGACGTAGATTACGAGGTAGTATTGCTTAGTGGATGTGTCCACGAGGAGCCACGCCAGGGGGAAAACAATCTGCACAAAGGAGAACCATGTGGTGAATTCAGGGCCGTGCAGGAACCAAATGAAGTACGTGTTGTAGATGGCTGAGTAGCCGGTGGCGAGGAAGAGATGAAAGAGCAGGAGCATGAAGTACCGGTGATTCCGATGGCCAATGCAGCAGCTGGTCAGGAGGCAGTGATGATCACGTTTAATGATGCAAACATTGCATGTTTTGCAGTGCCAACTTCGTGGTGGTTGCCAGCACTCGCAGACACTGCAGAGCTTCCAATTCTTCTCTCTGGCCACATTGGGATCACTTGGGGGTTGGATAATTTGTCCCCGGATACTCGTGTCGGTCAGCATGACGGCCAACCAATTGCCAAGAATGTTGTACAGGAGGAATAGCCCAGCGAGGAAGTGCAGGCTATTGAGGAATGTCCCCCATGGGAATACCTCCGGGAGTACGATGAAGATTTCAAACCAAAATGTAATGGGAATTGCTGCTGCCAGGAAGGTTGTTGCTGCAAAATCCTGCCAGGAACGCAAAAAAGGGAATCTGGGCATTTTCACGTGATATTCTCAAACGAAAATTAGTCTTGGTCAGAGATTTTCCGGACGGCATGCGCGACAGAGGTTGAAATTCGACGAGTATTCGACGAGATCCTGTCTAAAGTCGTCTAAATGGGGCAGAGGTTGCTCTAGCTTCCCTATTGTGAGATTAATCCTTAATCCCAGTCCATCTAGTCAGAAAAATATGGACTTAAAGGATATAAAAAGGGAAGAGGATGAAATCCTCTACTATGGGATTCACGGAGGTGTAAAGGAAGAATTTGTGAAGGAGGAATACGTGATAACGGAAGTGGAGGAGAATGTAGCAATCTCAGAGCTTCCTGTTAAAGAAGAGTAAGGATTTGGCCAGGATATGTCCTTTCAGAACTTTcagatctttttttctgcttatAGAACTTCCCAAGGAAGCTCCCaaagtattaaaattcaatctcaATGCGCAAGGAAGAAGGCCAGGGAGGAGAGGATATTCCAATGCATGGAATGCTTGAAGATTCTAAGTAGTAAAGGTCGTTTGAAGAATCATTTGAGGGTACACATGGAGAGTCAGGATATTCCATGCTTTGTCTGCGGAAAGACCTTCCGGGATGAGCAGTGCCTGAAGCAGCACATGAAGGTACACGATGAAGGGAGGAATTATCAATGTAGAACCTGCGGGAGGTGCTACAAGACACAAAAGGGGCTTCAATACCATCGGAATCACAATTGTCGCAAGTACAGGAAGCCTTTTCCTTGTTAATTTGGCCAATCTTCCAACAATTTCTCCATTATTTCAGGCTCCATCGTGTTCTGGAATCCACAACTGTTGCAACAGCAGCATCAGTGGTGGGAGAGATAAACTACCAATGCGCtcattgcaataaaatctTCATGCAGAAACCCTCAATCACGCTGCACATGAATCGTCATCGGACCCAATTACTCCCCTGCAGCGTCTGCGGGAAGATTCTCCGATCACGTGAGAGCTACTCTGTGCACATGAAAGATCACGCAGCAAAGGAAAATGCATGCCCAGTGTGCCCCAAAGTTTTCCCCGATCGATGGAGGCTCAAACAACACCTCATCGTCCACACAAGGCAAGGTATCCTGGAGCCCCCACAATGCTCCGTCGTGGAGTCCTCCCTCAGCCAATTCCCCTGTGGTCAGTGCAATCAAGTTTTCATGCGAAAAATGGACCTGATGAAGCATTTAACATCACACGACATTACAAGGACATTTGAGTGCACGTACTGCCGGATGAAATTCACAACAGTGTCCAATCTCACGAATCACGTGAAGACACACACAGCAAAGAAATCCTTTCCCTGCCCAACGTGCGGGAAGACATTCCGTGAGAGAAGGGGATTGAATTATCACAGAAAAACCCATTCA from Lutzomyia longipalpis isolate SR_M1_2022 chromosome 4, ASM2433408v1 encodes:
- the LOC129794714 gene encoding intraflagellar transport protein 57 homolog isoform X1, with the protein product MATPWRTNKPDHISHSSQESRIHKKMSQSDFSGVLEREQMGTGQNITFQVDDLMDKLKLLNYDRLLVRELKIKPPNRMYFAKSTNPGEQFFMFTSICAWLMRKLGHQFEQPQEFDDPSATIARIIKILQEMDIPTDFPSNKLIQGAGPICVFILDSLATQALKVAKVHLKRPETVQEEDTVTEMIENDSEIILEKVEEEQNALMAASEDSDEENNLLNLNLTGSATKNRDATTAGFNLKNYRADSIAATENWRLELERVMPQLKIVVKSDPRDWRAHLEQMKTYRSTIDQASMDTDAQLKKLQAGIGHVMEKIESREKHLNAELQPLIGQYRSHSVELKHLTAAIEEVDAEKATKERELAGILSEIETVKMQMEQRGTSIASDGSPLINIKKAIVKIREEILQMDLKIGVLDHSLTQEIINHNAQIAELTPMTTV
- the LOC129794714 gene encoding intraflagellar transport protein 57 homolog isoform X2 — protein: MSQSDFSGVLEREQMGTGQNITFQVDDLMDKLKLLNYDRLLVRELKIKPPNRMYFAKSTNPGEQFFMFTSICAWLMRKLGHQFEQPQEFDDPSATIARIIKILQEMDIPTDFPSNKLIQGAGPICVFILDSLATQALKVAKVHLKRPETVQEEDTVTEMIENDSEIILEKVEEEQNALMAASEDSDEENNLLNLNLTGSATKNRDATTAGFNLKNYRADSIAATENWRLELERVMPQLKIVVKSDPRDWRAHLEQMKTYRSTIDQASMDTDAQLKKLQAGIGHVMEKIESREKHLNAELQPLIGQYRSHSVELKHLTAAIEEVDAEKATKERELAGILSEIETVKMQMEQRGTSIASDGSPLINIKKAIVKIREEILQMDLKIGVLDHSLTQEIINHNAQIAELTPMTTV
- the LOC129794754 gene encoding probable palmitoyltransferase ZDHHC24 produces the protein MPRFPFLRSWQDFAATTFLAAAIPITFWFEIFIVLPEVFPWGTFLNSLHFLAGLFLLYNILGNWLAVMLTDTSIRGQIIQPPSDPNVAREKNWKLCSVCECWQPPRSWHCKTCNVCIIKRDHHCLLTSCCIGHRNHRYFMLLLFHLFLATGYSAIYNTYFIWFLHGPEFTTWFSFVQIVFPLAWLLVDTSTKQYYLVIYVIGLLGALFVGVLLYYHTRIVLQGAIVAEHEKKVRKYDMGRERNIENVLGTRWRLVWLSPSIQSPLQHDGVNWEVIQEGKDK